The DNA window GTGATCTACGCGTACACGCAGCCCAATCCCGGCTGGCGCTGGTTGCTCCCCACCGATTGGAAGTGGCCTGATCCGACATCACTCTTCTGGCGCGGCTTCTCCGTCGAACACTGGTGGCCGATCGGCGCTGCGAGAATGAACGAGGGTGTCATCTTCACCCACCTGTCGATCGTGCTGGCGTCAATCTTTGTGACGTTCCCGTTCGTCGCGCGGAACCTGATACCGCTCATGGAATCGCAGGGCGCCGAAGCCGAGCATGCGGCGCTGACCCTGGGGGCGGGCGGATGGTACACGTTCCGGCGGGTGACGCTTCCGAGCATCAAGTGGGGCCTGCTTTACGGAGCCATTCTCTGCTCGGCTCGCGCGCTCGGTGAGTTCGGCGCGGTGTCGGTCGTGTCCGGCCATCTCGATGCCAATGACACCATACCCCTTCGCATCGAAAAGATCTGGCAGTCCTACCGAACCCAGCCCGCATTCACCGTCGCATCGCTGTTGGCCTTCACCGCCGTCCTGACGCTGGTTCTTAAGACGTTTGTCGAATGGATGACCAGGCGGACCAGCTCCGACGATCAGAAGGTCGCGCGCGCGGCACCTGGTCATTAAGCCAGACGGCGAAACACGGGAGGCCCCGTGCAGCCGCCTGATACACGAAGCGCCGAACGCCGCGGTCCTTGCAGAATCAGCTTATGAGCATTGAAGTCCAAAACGTCACCAAGTCCTTCGGGACGTTTAAAGCGCTCGACAACGTCTCCATCGAGATCAAGACGGGCGAGCTTGTCGCGCTGCTCGGGCCGAGTGGCTCGGGCAAGACGACCCTGCTGCGCATTATCGCAGGCCTCGAACAGGCCGACCCCGGCGGGCGGATCAACTTCTGGGGCGAAGACGTCGCGGATTACCACGTGTCAGCGAGGAAGGTGGGCTTCGTCTTTCAGCACTATGCGCTGTTCAAGCACATGACGGTCTTTGAGAACGTCGCGTTCGGCCTGCGCGCCCGTCCCTGGCGATTGCGGCCCCGCCGCAGCGAGATCGCCGACCGGGTCCACAGCCTGCTCAAACTCGTGCAGCTCGATACGCTGGCCAAACGCTACCCCTCTCAACTGTCGGGCGGGCAACGGCAGCGGGTGGCGCTCGCCCGCGCGCTGGCGGTGGAACCCAAGGTTCTGCTGCTGGACGAGCCGTTTGGCGCCCTCGACGCCCGCGTTCGTCGCGAGCTGCGTCGCTGGCTCCGTCGACTGCACGATGAGGTCCACATCACCAGCGTGTTCGTGACCCACGACCAGGAAGAAGCGCTCGAAGTCGCCGACCGCGTAGCGGTGATGAACCATGGGCGCATCGAGCAGCTCGATACACCTGAAGCCGTTTACGAGCGGCCGGCTTCCCCTTTCGTCTACCAGTTCCTGGGAACGGTGAACCTCTTCCACGGACGGGTCCACGAGGGAGCCGTCCGGATCGGCGATGCCGCGTTCCCGATGTCGGCCGACGGCATCGTGACATCGACCGATTCGCCCGACCGCGCCTCGGCGACGGCCTTCGTTCGGCCGCACGAGATCGATCTGTCTTCTCAGCCGAACGGATTCCCTGCCGTGCGTGTCCGGGTGCTCCACGTGAGCGCGGCCGGGCCGATTGTCCGCCTCCATGCCGAGCGGATCGACACCAACGACGCGGTCGAAGTGGAACTGACCAAGACGCGATATCGCGAACTCAAGATCAAGGCCGGCGACGAGGTCTGGGCGCACCTCAAATCGCTGCGTGTCTTCGGCGAAGACTATTCGATCTGAGTCAGGACGGGCATCGGTCCGGGCGCCAATCCCGGATCGATAGCTCTTCCAGGTACCAAGAAACTCAATTTAGTGGCGGAAACCACCAAGGTCTCGTCGACCGGTGAAGTTGCCGCCAGCCGGCGCCATCGCGCCACAGGGAGGTGGCTTCAAGCCACCCAAGGAGATCCAGATGACTAGCAGGAACCAGCGGCGTCGGGCGAGCAATTGGCTTGTCGCGACGGTTGCAATCGTCGCAACGCCGGTCGTTGCGTTGGCAGACACAAAGCCGTCCTACGAGGACTTGCAGAAGCGCATCGAGCTGCTCGAGTCGCGCGTGCAGGCGACCGAAGAACAGAAGCGAGCCGACGCTGCCGCGGCCAGACAGGTTGACGCCACGATTGATGCCGTCGCGAGGGATGCGAACAAGCGCAGTCAGATGCTCGCTGAGGGTGGCCTGACCGCCGGCTATGACAAGGGCTTCTTCATCAAGAGCGAGGACGGCAACTTCCTGTTCAAGCCTTCAGCCATCTTCCAGTTCCGGGGCGTCAGCAACACCAATGATTCGGGCAGCGACGACGAGACGGTCGCCGGCTTCGAGATTCGCCGGGCAAGGTTCCGCTTCGACGGCCATGTCGTCACGCCAGATCTGACGTACAGTTTCGTTTGGGATACCAATCGCCAGGGCGGCGCGGTGACGCTGCTGGACGCCTGGGCCGCTTACAAGATCACTCCCGAGATCTCGGTCAAGGTCGGCCAGTTCAAGGAATCCTGGTCGCACGAGAAGGACATCTCGTTCACCAACCAGCTCGCCGTTGACCGTACACTGGTCGACACCGTCATTGGTGGCAACCTTACCGATCGTGTTCAGGGCGTCAGCGTGACCTACGGCGGCACCAAGAACAACCCCATCCGGGCCGAAGTCGCGCTGCACGATGGTGCAAACTCCAAGAACACCGACTTCCGCGATTTCGTCGGTACCACGGCCAACCCGGCCAACTTCGGTGCCGGCGGCCGGTTCGAATACAAACTCTTCGGCGACTGGGCCAACTACCGGGACTTCACCGCCAAGGGGAACAAGGAAGACCTTCTGGTCGTCGGCGGTGGCCTGGACTGGACCCAGCGCGGCGATCTCGATACGACCATCGCCGGGATCGACGCCCAGTATGAAACCGCCTGGGGCCTGAATGCTTTCGCCGGCATCGTCGGCAACTTTGCCAACACCGGCGCGGGCAACCGTTCCGATTACGGTGTCTTCGGACAGGTCGGCTACCTCGTCGCTCCGGCGTGGGAAGTCTTCGGCCGGTACGACGTGCTTCTGCTCGACGACAACTTCACGGATGACGATACCTTCAATGAGATCACCGTCGGCGTGAACTACTTCCTTGGCAAGGATGGGTCGGCGCTGCACCGCGCCAAGATCACGGTCGATGCCACCTTCCTTCCGGACGGAGCCCCATCGACACAGACCGGCATCGGCGTACTGGCGGGCAACGACCAGCAATTCGTCTTCCGCGCACAGTTCCAGCTTCAGCTGTAAAGCTAGATTTGAAAAGACGTTGCAGTTCTAAGATGGGTTGGTGCCACTCGCCCGCGACCACCGGTCGCGGGCGAGTGCGTTGGGTGGAAAGGCATCGTCAAACGGGCAGCCCATCCGAGCCGGTCCAGCTGGAAGGTCCAATCATCCGGCGCGCTCAACGGCAATCTCGTCACCGCCAGCGGTACGACGGGCCTCACGTGGAACGGTCACGAGGACGACCTGTCGGCCCTGATCAAGCTCGCCGACGGTGCGGCACTTTCGGTCAACGTCACTAACACTGCCGGCGTCAATACCACGTTCGCCACCGCCTTGCAGACCGGTCCTCTGGGTACCGCCAGCTTGACCAAGGGCAACGCCGGCACCCTGACCCTCACCGCCGCCAACACCTGGACCGGCGGCACCCGCATCAATAACGGGCGGCTCGTTCTCGCCGGCGGCGACAACCGGCTTTCGGTCGCCGGAGGGTTAACCTTCGGCAATGCCGCCAACAGCGGCATTGTGCAGCTCGGCGACGCCGCCGCTGCGAGCAACCAGACCGTCACCAACCTGACGATCTCCGGCACCGGCGCCGCCAACGCCGTCGTGGGTGGACATACCAGCAACTCCGTCCTCACGATCAACAACTCAGCGGCGATCACCGCGTCGCCGATCTTCGGCGGCGTTGGCACCAACGAGAACAATCTGTCACTGGTCAAGACCGGCACCGGCAGTCTGACGCTGGACAAAAGCAATTCCTTCGCCGGCAACCTGGACGTGCAAAGCGGCCAGGTGACGATCACCAACGGCAGCGCCCTGGGCACCGGCACCAAAACGGTGTCACTCAGCACGGCCGGTGCAGCAGCCCCCAGCCTGCGCCTCAACGCCGCGGCAGGGTTCGGACTCGATGCATCGATCGCGCTCGTCACCAGCAACGATGACGCGACCGCGCCTGCCATCCTCAACGCCGGCGGCACCAACATCATCGGCGGCACCATCGGCCTGGCCGGCGGGGGCTTTGGCGGAGGCCACACCCGCATCGGCATCGCCGCCGGGTCGCTCGCGATCAACGGAAACATCACCCCGACCGCATCGGCGGGCGCGGACCGGGTTCTTACGCTCGACGCCGCTGCCGCCACCTCCGGAACGATCAACGGCCTGGTCAACGACAACGCCGGATTCAAGATTTCAGTCGTCAAGGAAGGCGCTGGCACCTGGACCCTTTCCGGGGCGAACAACTACGGCGGATCGACGACCGTCAACACCGGCCGCTTGAACATCACGACAGCCCAGACCGGCAATGGTGCGATTTCCGTTGCTACCGGTGCTTCGCTGGGCGTCTCGCTCGCCTCGGCGGGGCAGACCCTGAACGCGCCATCGCTCACACTTGCCGCCGGGGCTTCGCTCTCGCTGAACCTCGGCGGGTTCGGCAATCCGTCCGTCGCCGCTATCACGCCAACGACCTTCTCGACCGCCGCCGTGAACCAGATCAACGTCGCCGCGACCGGGCTGGCGATCGGCGCTTTCGACCTGATCGATTACGCCGGAAGCATCGGCGGTTCCGGCTTTGCCGGGCTCTCGCTGGGTTCCCTGCCGGCACGCGTGTCGGCAGAACTGGTCGATGCACCCGGCGTCGTGCGGTTGAAGATCAACTCTTTCGATCTGCCGCGCTGGACCGGCGCAGTCGATGCGGTCTGGGACCTTGACCCCGACGGCACAGGCGCTACCGGCACTGCCAACTGGGCTCTGGCCGGCGGCGGCGCAACGAAATACCTCCAGGGCACCGGAGGGACCGATAGCGTTGTGTTCGACGACTCGGCAACAGGTTCCACCACCATCTCGCTCTTCGCTACGACGCCACTGACGCCGGCTTCGATCAAGGTCGATGCTTCCTCCAAAACCTACACCTTCGTCGGAAGCGGAAGAATCAGCGGCTCGTCCAGCCTACTGAAAACGGGAACAAGCACCCTTATTCTCGCCAATACCGGCGGCAACGATTTCAATGGCGTCACGTCCATCGTCGGCGGCACGCTCCAGATCGGCGACGGATCGACCCCGCTCGCCGGACAACTGGGAACCGGGGATGTCATCAACAACGCGGCACTCGTCTTCAATCGCCCCGACGACCTCACCGCAGCCAACTCCATCAGCGGTTTGGGTTCGGTCACAAAGCAGGGCGCGGGCGTCCTGACACTGTCGGGTGTGAACGCGACCTATACCGGGTCGATCACCGTCGCGGCCGGCACTTTGAAGGTCGGCAACGCCGCCGCCTTGGGGACTGCTTCCGGCAACACCGCCGTCGCCGCCGGCGCGACACTCGACATCACCGGCTTCAGCCTGAGTGAGCCCATTCAACTCAACGGTGGCACGATCAAATCGCTCAGCGGAACGGTCACCGCAACGACCGGCACGCTGACGCTCAACGGCGGTGGAACGGCCGACGTCACCGCCGGAACGTTCACCATCAGCGGCCCAGTCGGCGGGACCGGCGGGTTTTCAAAGAGCGGCGCCGGCACCACCGTGCTGGGTGGCACGACGAGCTTCGCCGGCGGACTGACCGTCAACGCCGGTACGCTCATCCTTTCCACCAATGCAGGCTACACCGGCGGAACAACCGTCACTGGTGGCACGCTTCAGATCGGAGCGAGTGTCTCCGCCACCGCCGGCGCGCCGGGAACGGGCGACATCGCCCTCAACCCCGCCGCAGCCGGCATCGCGACGCTGAACATTCTTCGCGGCGACAGCCTGGTGATCTCGAACAACATCACCAGCAGTGGTGCCGGCACCAACGCCGTCACGATCGGCGCGGCCGGAAGCGGTACGATCACCTTCAGCGGAACCAATACCTTTACCGGCAACGTGACCGTCAACGCCGGTTCCCTGGTGATCACCAACAGCAGCGCGCTAGGCATCGGCCCCAAGTCGGTCAGTCTTGCGAACGCTTCGCTGCCGAGCCTGCGGCTCGACGGCTCGGCCGGTCCGATCACACTCGCGGCTGGCATCAACTTCCGGGCCAGCAGCGACGGTTCGGGCACTAACCCCGGAGCGATCGTCAACGTTGCCGGGAATAACATCATCAACGGCGACATCGCGCTGGTGAACGGCGGTGGCGGCCAGGGCAGGGTCGTCTCTCTCGCCGACACACTTACCCTCAACGGCCTTATCGACGCCAACACCGCCACCGGTGCGCGGACGCTGCTCATCGGCGGTCCGGGCAACGGTATCGTCAACGGCGCGGTCGCCGACTGGCTCGATACGGCCACCAGCGCCAACCGCGTGGTTTCCGTCACCAAGGACGGGACCGGAACCTGGACGCTCGCCGGAACCAACACCTTCACGGGCGCCGTCGCCATCCAGAACGGAACCCTCCGGGTCGGCAGCGTCGCGACGAACGGCACGGCACAGCCACTCGGCGTCGCATCGAGCGCCATCACGCTCGGTGCAGCGACAACCAGCGGCACCTTCGAGTACACCGGGCCGACCGCGACCCTCGATCGGCCGATTACCGTCGTCGCCAACAGCATCGGCAGCGTGGTCCGCAACAGCGGCGGCGGTGTTCTGACCCTCGGCGGAGCAATCACCAAGAACGGTACCAAGCTCACGCTGACCGGCGGCACCTTTGTCGTGAACGGCAACATCACCGGTGCCAACGCCAACTCAGACCTGATCATCGACGCCGCCACGGTCACTCTTGCGGGCGCGGCCAGCACCTATAACGGACCGACGCTGGTGTACGGCGGGGCGACACTCAAGAACGGCGTACTCAACGGCATTCCAGTCGGTTCCACGCTGACACTCGGCCAAGCCTCGAGCAACACCGCCGGCACCTTTGATCTCGGCGGGTTTGACCAGACCCTCAGTGGCATTGCCTCGGCCGGATCGGCCGTCAGCCAGGTCACCAACTCGGCCGCATCCGGCACGGCGACACTGACCATCACCGGATCGAGCAGCTTCGGCGGTCTTCTGAAAGACGGTCCGACCGCGTCGCTGGCGCTGGCCAAGAGCACCGGCGGCGTCCTGACCATCACGGGTGCCAACACCTACGGCGGCCCGACTTCCGTGACCGCCGGCACGTTGCTCGCCAACAACTCGACCGGATCGGCTACCGGCTCCGGAGCCGTATCCGTCAGTGGCGGCGGCACCATCGGCGGCTCGGGCAGCATCGCGGGAAACCTCACCATCGCCGGCCTCGGAACACTTTCGCCGGGTAACAGCGTCGGCACGATCACCACGAGCGGCGGACAGGAATGGCAGGGCGGCGGCACCTACCGCTGGGAAATCGCCGACCCATCGCTCGCACCCGGCACCGGCTGGGACCTCGCCGAACTCGGCGCAGGCACGCTGAAGATTTCGGCTACGCCCGCGTCGAAGTTCAAGATCGACATCGTCCAGCAGGGCTCGGCAGCGCCCGCAGGGGCCGTTGACCCGGACGCCTGGTTCACCATCGCACACGCCGGCGCGCTCACCGATGCGGCCGGTGCCCCGCTCGACCTCCTGACGGTCTCCAATCTCTTCGACTTGCCGAGCAATGTCGGCGAAGCGTGGGAGGTTCGAGTTCAGGATGTCGGAGGGGGCGGCGGGTACAACATCCAGCTCAGCGCCGTTCCCGAACCCGCGTCGCTCGCCGGCATCGCCGTCGCAGCAACCGGCCTTCTGTCCCGCCGCCGACGGGCGCGTCGCCTTCGCTCTTGAGCGTTGTCAGTCCGGCAAGGTCGCTAGGCGTCAGGCCGAACGAACCCAAGGCGATCGCCTACTCGCCAAACGAACCCGAGGCGGCGGCTCAAACTGCCGAACGAACCCAACGGGTTCCTGATTTCGCCGAACGAACCCGAGCCAACCCTCGACGTCGGCTTCCTATGGTTGCCTTCTACCTCCCGAAACAAGACCGCTCGGCTCGATCCTCCACCGCGCATGACGCTCCGAGAGAGCCGCGCACGAAGTAAGCCGGAACGGCGCGGAAACGGCGCGATGCCGCGTCCCACGCCCGCCTACTTCGTGCGCGGCTCCTTGAAATGTCACAGCCGCTGTCGAATCGTCCGAGTCGATACGCCAATGCCGCGTCCGCGACGAGCCACGCGACCCGCCGACAGAAAACCTTCATCCCGCCATACGCCACCCGGTCCGACACCCCGACCGACGACGGATCACACCCGCGACGACCAGGCACCAACCAGCGCCAGCCAAACCCCGAACGACCGCCAAAGGCGGACGATCTGGGCAGGCCTATTAGTACGGTATATGTTAAGTTCAAATGCTCGATTTGCAAGCGAAAACCTTGAATCCAGCACGGGCCTTGAATGCTGTGGTTGGGCGGCCTACTTTGCGCCTTGGGGCAGGTACTTTGCGCCCGGCATCTGCGCGCACTGGAAGCCCGGCCTTTCGGCCCGGCTTTTTAAACTGACCTCGAATGTCGATTGAAGCACGTTCGATCGGGCTTCAATCCGTCCCCTTCTCTCGCCTCAGCGCGGGTAGAACCACCGCGTTAAGGAACCGCCGGCAGTACCTCAGAGTTGGCACTGCCCATTTCTTTGACTTCGCTTCATCCACTGTGAGCTGGTAGCAGACCCGAGCCGATAGCAGCCCGCCGCCGAGATACCGCCGCCGTAGCTCGGCCAAGAAGGGGTGATAGTCCTCCTGGCCGCTCACGGCCGCCGAGCGTTCATCGTGGAGGCCGCGTAGGCCGTTCGCCAGGTATGACCGCCGCCAGCCGAACAGCGTGGACCGCGACAGCTCCCAACCGATCGCCGAAACCATCAGGAGGAAGCCCGCCGTCACTTCGGGTTCCCGCCGGCCGTTCCGCTTGCCTTCCTGGCGGGCCTCTTCCCACCACTGAACGATCCGCCGCTTGCGAAGCAGTTCCAGCCGCTCACTCTCGGTCAGGCGGGTCATCCAGAGGTTGTCATCGGGTGTCTCCGTCATGATTCAGCCGATCTTCGCGGTGACTACGGGTCGCGCCTCTTCCATCCGGGCCTCGACCTGTTCGAAGGCCCGCCGATTGACCAACATCGCGTGTACGCTCCGCAGCATGTCGGCCGTCAATTCGCTTGCTCGGCTCTGGTGAATCTTCGTCGCCATCACCACGATGTTTCGGCATGCGCGCAGCCCGCCGGATCCGGGGAGGTTCGCCAGTTGCATCAGGTAGCCGACAGCGTCGGACGCCAGCCGCATCTTTGATTTCGCGAATACCTTGCGAACCTCCTCGGCGCTGAACAGCGGAGCGCCGAGCGGTCCGCCGTCGCTTCCGCCGCCGGACCGCTCGCACAGATCGCGGCGGATACCTATGCGGGATCGGATTTGGCCCAACGGCTCACGCCCGCCGGTCTGGCGGCGTTCCAGGTAAGCCACCAGGTCCGTGCTGCCACTCAGCAGGATCGGGATTTCCGTGTGGTCGTGAAGGTCGCGAATGACGTTCAATGCCCTGTCAGAATCGCTGTCCGAGCAGAGCTTGTGAACCTCATCGATAATCAGCAGGCGTGGAGTCCCCTTGAGCTGCTCTTTGATCTTCACCAGCGCCTGTCGCGACTGGTGCCACTTCGCAAGCGACGTCCCGCAAATCTCGTGGCCGATCGCCTCTATCAGCCCGTGAGACGATGCGCACGCCGTTTCGACCGACACAAACACGGTGCCAGGCTTCTCGGCTGCAACGGCCTTGAGAGCGAGCGTCTTGCCGATGCCTGTGTCGCCGTAGACAAGGCCGATTGTCTTCAACTCGATGGTCGCTTCCGCGACGGCCAGCACTTCCTCGGCAACGGTCGTCCATACGAAGTCTGTCGGCTTCGGTGCGTTCTCCCGCTTCAGTTCGTCTTCAAGCCAGCGGTCCAGATCAACGGCCAGGTCTTGCCAGTTGCCGTCTCTCTCGCCCCTGACCATCGCAGTCAGTGCGGCCTCGCTCGCTCCAATGGATCGGGCGGCTTTTGCATTGCTGATGCGCGTGCGCATCTGGAATTCCGTGTAGGCTCGGACAACGGCCGATGCCTGCTCCGGCGTCACGTTTGCCGGGTCGCGGATGACGCGTCCGGAACCGAGCGTGCGGCTCTGGTCAACAAGGCGATCGATTGGCTTGTCTCGGTTGTTCATGGGGTCACCCGATTGCCTCTCGCCGGCGCATGATCTCTCCCAGGGACAACGGCTCTTCCGCCTCTGCCTCGGGTTCCTCTTGCCGGTCGTAAATGAACCGCTGGCGGAGCTGCTCGAACGGGTCGCCTTGCACGCCGAGCAGGTCAACGGTGGATTCGCCGCCGGACGCCTGAATCGGCAGCGGCCCCTTGGCGAAGATGTCCAGCAAGTCGATTTCGGCGGACTCGCCAGGCTTCGTACGATCGGCCGGACGTTTGAGCGCGTTCCCGAGCTTGGCAAGCTCCGGGTCGTTTTCGGTCTGGACGATTCGAAGGTTCGGCGCGCCCGCAGCCCTGGCGGCGACTTCCGCCCGAACGCGTTCGACGTTGATGGAGTGCAGATGATCGGTCGTCGTGAACCCCTGGCGATCGCGTGATTCGAAGTATCGCCGGCGATCCTTCCGCACGGTTCGCTGTCGGGCGATCGCCTCACGCACCGACTGCTCATCCTTGGCCGCGAACGGTAGCCGCACGTTCGACGCGGTGACCGCGATGAACTTCCGATCCGGCGTGTACACGGCGACGCGCGTAAGGTCCGCCGGGTCAACCCGCAACCGAACCTCTTCCCCGAACCGCTGAACCATCGCGGCATCGAACTGGCCGTAGCGGATGCCTCGGTACTGGACGCCGTTGCGTCCGACCTTCTGAATCGGTGTCCACTTCCACCGCAGCATCGCCCGCTGATCCGCCGTCGCCACGCGTCGCGTGGTCTGGCAGGCCGCGTAGACCTCCGCCGGCGTCCGACCTTCCATCGCGTCGCCGGTGTGGGCCTTGGCGTGATAGTCAGCGTCAAGCCACGCGGAGAAGAGCCGGGAAAACTCTTCCAGCGTCGGCGCTTCGCCTTTGTCGAGATGGCTTTGCAGAACTTCCGGCCGATTGTCCGGCTTGTTGCCGCAGTAGGTCGTGAACCGCTTGCCGAAGCCAAGCTCCAGCGTGCCGAAGAATCGCTCGATGGGTTTGGCGCGGGCGTTGTAGGGAAGGGAGTGCTGCCGGGCGATCTGCAGCTCGGCGAACAGGCCGGCCACATCGTCGGCGTCGAGCTGCAGACGGAATGACTTGCTCCGGATGAACCGCTGGGCCCGCGTCTCGCCTGTCAACGCGTATGAACGGTAGTCGCGGCCGTTGTCGATGTAGACACCCTCGGGAATGCCGAAGTGCTCAAACCCGGCGTCCAGCGCTTCCAGAATGACATCCTGATTCGGGTCGTGCGCGAAGATCTTCCAGCCCACGATCATCCGGCTTCGCAGGTCTTGCCAGGCCGTGAGCCACGGACGCACCAACTTGCCGCCCGCGCTCACCCATACGTCGAACTGGTGATGATCCGCGCACCAGAGTTCATTGCTGGCAAGCTGGCCGAAGTCCCGCTCGATGAACGGCTCGGCCTTGTCCCCGTAAGCCTTGTCGCCTTCCCGATGCATCAGCACGGCCGCCTTGGGCAGCGATCGGATGTAGCGTTTGCTCTGATCGTAAGACCGCTGGCCGACGCCCTGCTCTGCGGCGATCTCCCGCGCGTCGCTCCAGCACTGTCGCAGGCTCGGCCGCCGGGTTGAGAAGTAGAGATCGCGGAGGATGGTAAAGAACGGGTCGACGTCGTCGCCCGGCCCCATCACCTGGCCGGACTCCACTTTCACCGACCGTCGATCGACAAGCCCGATTCGGCCGTCGCAACGGTATGCCGTCGCCCACAATTCGAGCGTGCGCCGGCTCGGGACCTTCGCGGCGGATGTCTTTGCCGCCAGCATTTGCCGCTTGCGGAGAAAGTCCGCGGTCACCTGATCGCGTGTGCGGCCCGCCGCCAGGCCCGCCGCCAACTCGCCGTGCCAGGCTTTCAGGATTTGCTCCCGTTCGATGACGGTGGCACGCTGGGCATCGGTCAACGTCCGCAGGTCCGCCGGAAGCTGCTCGGCGAACAGCACGCGGGCGAATCGCGGATCGGCGTCCTCGCGAA is part of the Humisphaera borealis genome and encodes:
- a CDS encoding Mu transposase C-terminal domain-containing protein — its product is MTQSLPTSSLPAAVPPPAPKGVAWIEATEAARRSGLDERHVRRECAERWLAAGLARQVRGQGRRSRWEVREDADPRFARVLFAEQLPADLRTLTDAQRATVIEREQILKAWHGELAAGLAAGRTRDQVTADFLRKRQMLAAKTSAAKVPSRRTLELWATAYRCDGRIGLVDRRSVKVESGQVMGPGDDVDPFFTILRDLYFSTRRPSLRQCWSDAREIAAEQGVGQRSYDQSKRYIRSLPKAAVLMHREGDKAYGDKAEPFIERDFGQLASNELWCADHHQFDVWVSAGGKLVRPWLTAWQDLRSRMIVGWKIFAHDPNQDVILEALDAGFEHFGIPEGVYIDNGRDYRSYALTGETRAQRFIRSKSFRLQLDADDVAGLFAELQIARQHSLPYNARAKPIERFFGTLELGFGKRFTTYCGNKPDNRPEVLQSHLDKGEAPTLEEFSRLFSAWLDADYHAKAHTGDAMEGRTPAEVYAACQTTRRVATADQRAMLRWKWTPIQKVGRNGVQYRGIRYGQFDAAMVQRFGEEVRLRVDPADLTRVAVYTPDRKFIAVTASNVRLPFAAKDEQSVREAIARQRTVRKDRRRYFESRDRQGFTTTDHLHSINVERVRAEVAARAAGAPNLRIVQTENDPELAKLGNALKRPADRTKPGESAEIDLLDIFAKGPLPIQASGGESTVDLLGVQGDPFEQLRQRFIYDRQEEPEAEAEEPLSLGEIMRRREAIG
- a CDS encoding AAA family ATPase, which encodes MNNRDKPIDRLVDQSRTLGSGRVIRDPANVTPEQASAVVRAYTEFQMRTRISNAKAARSIGASEAALTAMVRGERDGNWQDLAVDLDRWLEDELKRENAPKPTDFVWTTVAEEVLAVAEATIELKTIGLVYGDTGIGKTLALKAVAAEKPGTVFVSVETACASSHGLIEAIGHEICGTSLAKWHQSRQALVKIKEQLKGTPRLLIIDEVHKLCSDSDSDRALNVIRDLHDHTEIPILLSGSTDLVAYLERRQTGGREPLGQIRSRIGIRRDLCERSGGGSDGGPLGAPLFSAEEVRKVFAKSKMRLASDAVGYLMQLANLPGSGGLRACRNIVVMATKIHQSRASELTADMLRSVHAMLVNRRAFEQVEARMEEARPVVTAKIG
- a CDS encoding beta strand repeat-containing protein; its protein translation is MQTGPLGTASLTKGNAGTLTLTAANTWTGGTRINNGRLVLAGGDNRLSVAGGLTFGNAANSGIVQLGDAAAASNQTVTNLTISGTGAANAVVGGHTSNSVLTINNSAAITASPIFGGVGTNENNLSLVKTGTGSLTLDKSNSFAGNLDVQSGQVTITNGSALGTGTKTVSLSTAGAAAPSLRLNAAAGFGLDASIALVTSNDDATAPAILNAGGTNIIGGTIGLAGGGFGGGHTRIGIAAGSLAINGNITPTASAGADRVLTLDAAAATSGTINGLVNDNAGFKISVVKEGAGTWTLSGANNYGGSTTVNTGRLNITTAQTGNGAISVATGASLGVSLASAGQTLNAPSLTLAAGASLSLNLGGFGNPSVAAITPTTFSTAAVNQINVAATGLAIGAFDLIDYAGSIGGSGFAGLSLGSLPARVSAELVDAPGVVRLKINSFDLPRWTGAVDAVWDLDPDGTGATGTANWALAGGGATKYLQGTGGTDSVVFDDSATGSTTISLFATTPLTPASIKVDASSKTYTFVGSGRISGSSSLLKTGTSTLILANTGGNDFNGVTSIVGGTLQIGDGSTPLAGQLGTGDVINNAALVFNRPDDLTAANSISGLGSVTKQGAGVLTLSGVNATYTGSITVAAGTLKVGNAAALGTASGNTAVAAGATLDITGFSLSEPIQLNGGTIKSLSGTVTATTGTLTLNGGGTADVTAGTFTISGPVGGTGGFSKSGAGTTVLGGTTSFAGGLTVNAGTLILSTNAGYTGGTTVTGGTLQIGASVSATAGAPGTGDIALNPAAAGIATLNILRGDSLVISNNITSSGAGTNAVTIGAAGSGTITFSGTNTFTGNVTVNAGSLVITNSSALGIGPKSVSLANASLPSLRLDGSAGPITLAAGINFRASSDGSGTNPGAIVNVAGNNIINGDIALVNGGGGQGRVVSLADTLTLNGLIDANTATGARTLLIGGPGNGIVNGAVADWLDTATSANRVVSVTKDGTGTWTLAGTNTFTGAVAIQNGTLRVGSVATNGTAQPLGVASSAITLGAATTSGTFEYTGPTATLDRPITVVANSIGSVVRNSGGGVLTLGGAITKNGTKLTLTGGTFVVNGNITGANANSDLIIDAATVTLAGAASTYNGPTLVYGGATLKNGVLNGIPVGSTLTLGQASSNTAGTFDLGGFDQTLSGIASAGSAVSQVTNSAASGTATLTITGSSSFGGLLKDGPTASLALAKSTGGVLTITGANTYGGPTSVTAGTLLANNSTGSATGSGAVSVSGGGTIGGSGSIAGNLTIAGLGTLSPGNSVGTITTSGGQEWQGGGTYRWEIADPSLAPGTGWDLAELGAGTLKISATPASKFKIDIVQQGSAAPAGAVDPDAWFTIAHAGALTDAAGAPLDLLTVSNLFDLPSNVGEAWEVRVQDVGGGGGYNIQLSAVPEPASLAGIAVAATGLLSRRRRARRLRS
- a CDS encoding porin, giving the protein MTSRNQRRRASNWLVATVAIVATPVVALADTKPSYEDLQKRIELLESRVQATEEQKRADAAAARQVDATIDAVARDANKRSQMLAEGGLTAGYDKGFFIKSEDGNFLFKPSAIFQFRGVSNTNDSGSDDETVAGFEIRRARFRFDGHVVTPDLTYSFVWDTNRQGGAVTLLDAWAAYKITPEISVKVGQFKESWSHEKDISFTNQLAVDRTLVDTVIGGNLTDRVQGVSVTYGGTKNNPIRAEVALHDGANSKNTDFRDFVGTTANPANFGAGGRFEYKLFGDWANYRDFTAKGNKEDLLVVGGGLDWTQRGDLDTTIAGIDAQYETAWGLNAFAGIVGNFANTGAGNRSDYGVFGQVGYLVAPAWEVFGRYDVLLLDDNFTDDDTFNEITVGVNYFLGKDGSALHRAKITVDATFLPDGAPSTQTGIGVLAGNDQQFVFRAQFQLQL
- a CDS encoding sulfate/molybdate ABC transporter ATP-binding protein, whose product is MSIEVQNVTKSFGTFKALDNVSIEIKTGELVALLGPSGSGKTTLLRIIAGLEQADPGGRINFWGEDVADYHVSARKVGFVFQHYALFKHMTVFENVAFGLRARPWRLRPRRSEIADRVHSLLKLVQLDTLAKRYPSQLSGGQRQRVALARALAVEPKVLLLDEPFGALDARVRRELRRWLRRLHDEVHITSVFVTHDQEEALEVADRVAVMNHGRIEQLDTPEAVYERPASPFVYQFLGTVNLFHGRVHEGAVRIGDAAFPMSADGIVTSTDSPDRASATAFVRPHEIDLSSQPNGFPAVRVRVLHVSAAGPIVRLHAERIDTNDAVEVELTKTRYRELKIKAGDEVWAHLKSLRVFGEDYSI